A DNA window from Paenibacillus sp. HWE-109 contains the following coding sequences:
- a CDS encoding carbohydrate ABC transporter permease, which translates to MASISMYLILGSISLMTLFPFWYEIVASFSSSRAINSGEVFLWPIEFNIVAYERLFDDGQLFVAMRNTVVVTIVGTVLNMIMTILAAYPLSRQRLLGRNALLMMITVTMLFVAGLIPNFILIKMLGLMNSYWAVWLPGLISTYNMFVMKTFMEGLPEEIEESAAMDGAGDWRILMQIFIPLCKPILAALSLFYAVNWWNSYFNVMLYITKSTKLTVMVKLYQMVNKVDENLLNNIGGNDAVERILLTPEAIKAAAVVIAVLPILCVYPFLQKYFVKGVLIGSVKG; encoded by the coding sequence TTGGCAAGTATAAGTATGTACCTCATTCTCGGCTCAATCTCATTAATGACCCTGTTCCCGTTCTGGTACGAAATTGTGGCATCCTTCAGCAGCAGCAGGGCGATTAATTCCGGCGAAGTTTTCTTATGGCCGATCGAGTTTAATATAGTCGCCTATGAACGTTTGTTTGACGATGGTCAGTTATTCGTAGCCATGCGCAACACGGTTGTTGTCACGATAGTCGGAACGGTGCTTAATATGATCATGACGATTCTGGCAGCCTATCCGCTTTCTAGACAGAGACTTCTTGGTCGAAACGCGCTGCTGATGATGATCACGGTTACGATGTTGTTTGTCGCCGGCCTTATTCCCAACTTTATCCTCATCAAAATGTTGGGGTTAATGAACTCCTATTGGGCCGTCTGGCTGCCTGGATTGATTAGTACTTACAACATGTTTGTGATGAAAACATTCATGGAAGGGCTGCCGGAGGAAATTGAAGAGTCTGCAGCGATGGATGGCGCTGGTGATTGGCGAATATTAATGCAGATTTTTATCCCGCTCTGCAAGCCTATTTTGGCTGCATTATCTTTGTTCTATGCCGTTAATTGGTGGAACAGCTACTTTAACGTGATGCTCTATATCACAAAGTCGACCAAATTGACTGTTATGGTGAAGCTGTATCAGATGGTTAACAAGGTGGACGAGAATTTATTAAACAATATTGGAGGAAATGATGCCGTGGAACGAATTTTGCTTACTCCGGAAGCGATTAAAGCAGCGGCTGTTGTCATTGCCGTGTTGCCGATTCTGTGCGTATATCCATTCCTCCAGAAATATTTTGTCAAAGGTGTTTTGATCGGATCGGTCAAAGGTTGA
- a CDS encoding extracellular solute-binding protein produces MSKLKQAGKAVLAVTMSLTMLAACSSNDTSSVQSSVSPGSTTVPSTGPKKEISVSMFDRGAVPTEEGTYENNRWTKWINEKSPVNVKWVPVTRSQAQPKLNALIASGEAPDLIWEYDRNYISQLANQGVIQPIGDYINKYSTTYKAYLEKHPELKPYLNVNGQTYAVSFARDTVANHGMWIRQDWLDKLGLKTPTTAEEFLDVARKFRDGDPDGNGKADTVPISLSNSGIGILRALFFTQENQWYVEGGKLEYGRLLDRYADSLAFQKQLFDEGLIDKEYITDTNFQRSSQLLTTGKAGIYLGQWGAGSTDNAYRDLLKNVPDAKLTPLESVSTKYGKDGLYQEAPPSVFTVFNSKMKEDQIKSAIQFIDWMLKDGWVPLKYGEENVHYKTVDGARQTINQDKFIKEVSYAGEYALMIDSMMTPKLIIDMAAKDEISQNYAKLKAKSLELTMKNTYRRDIPYSPDIPELTQLIATFSPIAVQIETKVVTGGKSITAQDGLNDLRKEWKRLGGDNVDKQVQDWYQKNKNNFK; encoded by the coding sequence ATGAGCAAGTTGAAACAAGCGGGAAAAGCTGTCCTCGCTGTTACCATGTCTTTAACAATGCTTGCCGCATGTAGTTCCAATGATACTTCTTCGGTACAGTCTTCAGTTTCACCCGGCTCCACCACCGTTCCAAGCACGGGACCTAAGAAGGAAATCAGCGTATCGATGTTTGATCGCGGTGCAGTGCCCACGGAGGAAGGCACTTATGAAAACAATCGGTGGACAAAGTGGATCAACGAGAAATCTCCTGTAAATGTCAAATGGGTTCCCGTTACCCGGAGCCAGGCGCAGCCCAAATTGAACGCCCTTATCGCTTCCGGTGAAGCACCTGATTTGATCTGGGAATATGACCGAAATTACATCAGCCAGTTGGCCAATCAAGGCGTAATTCAGCCGATCGGCGATTATATCAACAAATACAGCACGACGTATAAAGCATATCTGGAGAAACACCCGGAGCTTAAGCCTTATCTGAACGTCAACGGTCAAACGTATGCGGTTTCGTTCGCCCGAGATACGGTCGCCAATCACGGCATGTGGATTCGTCAGGACTGGCTGGATAAGCTAGGTCTAAAGACTCCGACTACGGCAGAGGAATTTCTCGATGTTGCTCGCAAATTTAGAGACGGTGATCCAGACGGCAATGGTAAAGCGGATACCGTACCGATTTCATTAAGCAATAGCGGCATCGGTATTCTGCGCGCTTTATTTTTCACCCAGGAAAATCAGTGGTATGTGGAAGGCGGCAAGCTGGAATACGGCAGGCTCCTTGACCGTTATGCGGATTCGCTTGCATTCCAGAAGCAGCTCTTTGACGAAGGGCTTATCGACAAAGAATATATTACAGACACTAATTTTCAGCGATCAAGCCAGTTGTTGACGACCGGTAAAGCAGGCATATATTTGGGCCAATGGGGTGCGGGGAGTACGGATAACGCCTATCGCGACTTGCTGAAAAATGTGCCAGATGCGAAGTTGACTCCGCTTGAATCGGTCAGTACTAAGTATGGCAAGGACGGCTTATATCAGGAAGCGCCACCGAGCGTATTTACGGTATTTAACAGCAAGATGAAGGAAGACCAGATCAAATCGGCGATCCAATTTATAGACTGGATGCTGAAGGATGGATGGGTACCTCTCAAGTATGGGGAGGAGAACGTACATTATAAAACAGTTGATGGCGCTCGGCAGACAATTAATCAGGACAAATTTATCAAGGAAGTCAGTTATGCTGGCGAATACGCGCTCATGATCGATTCGATGATGACACCCAAATTAATCATAGACATGGCGGCGAAGGATGAGATATCCCAGAACTATGCCAAGTTGAAGGCGAAATCGCTCGAATTGACGATGAAGAATACATACCGGAGGGATATACCGTACAGCCCAGATATTCCTGAACTAACCCAGTTGATCGCTACGTTCTCACCGATCGCTGTTCAGATTGAAACGAAAGTGGTTACCGGTGGGAAGTCCATAACAGCCCAGGATGGACTGAACGACCTTCGCAAAGAATGGAAGCGCCTCGGCGGAGATAACGTAGATAAACAGGTTCAGGATTGGTATCAGAAGAACAAGAACAATTTTAAATAA
- a CDS encoding CBM96 family carbohydrate-binding protein, translating to MLKKMQLKITSMVLAFSMTAALLQGFVAPLVPFANDKMSALAAASNPVISQLNPSEDTYVRNGGNANTNFGSSTTLGVKSFDADININRQAFMKYDLSPFAGEIGSAKLKIYAIDTENSTIGVQLFGMEDDAWKGNTVTWNTKPIPEHYIANINVGKTASWYEIDVTAFVKKQKALDQTVSFAFLEQAAKGHAVSINSVENTENRPYLEISADRVNASAPNWPSGGSVNISDVSATGLQLNWSAAADPAGVASYTIYQNGNVIGTVGGSVTSYTVTGLQVGQKVTFKVEAGNALNQWSNDGPYVTVTLPNPKQTVILPLEDTYVRGGGNANDNYGTAALLGVKNFDADANLNRQTYMKYDLNYFASEIASAKLKIYAIDTENSTIGVQVFGMEDDSWKANTVTWNTKPAIDTYMANVDVGKTAGWYEIDVTAFVKRQKALDQKVSFAFLEQAAQGHAVQINSMENTVNRPYLELSTDRLNANAPNWPSGGSLTVSNPNETGLQLNWSAAADPVGVTGYKIYQNGVLLGTVAGTASSYTVTGLQIDQKYTFKVEAVNGLNQWSTDGPFITTILPSTKLVQLRPGNVFVNNEAIQFKIITTRPNVSWAVYDYQGVAVSEGISPVVQGEAILTVPFTTFGYFTLQIKVQSNISDPVSIKTPFAMLSPLDQSGHENSPFGMATHLHRIPPSDAANMIKMMKYAGIDMVRDGREWNGIEKQKGSYTFSPSPDDYMAKLNDDHFDFTFVSGFNNPFYDNNSTPYTDEGREGFANYVKAYTDRYDGQLDAVEVFNEFNGSFGDRGNGPADSKPENYFPLLKKTYETVKAAHPDMPVVGMVMAIDLNWMEKVFQLGGMQYLDVISVHPYVYPGEPERLESQIKGLQDLIRTYNNGQLKPIWISETGWPTQLDSRGVDEQKQANYLIRGYVVSIANGIDKIMWYDFMNDGVQLNYNEDNFGIIRNPNDKLGAYTPKPAYAAYATMSRSLGGAQFVSKDSTDPDIRSYVFEKNGEQIRALWAVGSSVPAVIHTTNSIQITDMMGNTETYVPYNGNVYVTINDEPFFIKGHISGVEKDSTFSLHGDPTRVGDPVKLTLETDNTTFAPYSFNLKVEGESYPVFAEGGHKVTQMLTFSNLNEPGVRLVKGYLMKGNDKIGMIRSAVTALLSYEVKVRPIFADVDTMTKTLQIQINNLSATKGLQVKKVEWKFGTQSGTKELHAVVQSSSADVFDIPLTGYGLGVTNALKVTVYFDEFDPFTYEGTAEFNPIMQGTVNVGGGLDPETAAASSTIDLSKGTVKMTGYQGASDLSGKFWLNFDSNRLYITARVKDNTMTAPFTGADIYKNDSFQFAISNGLPGESLSWYEYGISQTPNGPQIYRWITPPGVSKGLVTNGDLVVTRDENQHETIYELALPWSELTPIKAEKNGVISFSLLVNDNDGNGRKGWIEWGGGIGDGKLSNKFRSMQWVVTDDTPPTTFAALAGTKHNDWYVSDVQVNLSSTDDRSGVTESVYSLNGGATWQPYTQELRFAEDGPHTLLYRSTDAAGNVEQAKSVTFTIDQTSPIVQISGVGTFTVDQNVKIACSAADSVSGIVYSNCDGLLVDSPAYMLGLGTHQVSATAEDAAGHTTIETSSYTIQVTGDSLMILTQRFVTGAGSNGVINSLVKKLEHTQYGAYVNEISAQKGKRIPNGLADILIELAHALE from the coding sequence ATGTTAAAAAAGATGCAATTGAAAATAACGAGTATGGTTTTAGCCTTTTCAATGACAGCTGCTTTGCTCCAAGGTTTTGTTGCTCCGCTCGTACCCTTTGCAAACGATAAAATGTCAGCTTTAGCTGCGGCATCTAATCCAGTTATCTCACAATTAAATCCGAGCGAAGACACCTATGTCAGAAATGGAGGGAATGCGAATACTAACTTTGGATCCTCTACAACACTAGGTGTAAAGAGTTTTGATGCAGATATCAATATTAACAGACAAGCTTTCATGAAATATGATTTAAGCCCTTTTGCAGGTGAGATCGGATCGGCTAAGTTAAAGATATATGCCATTGATACGGAGAATTCAACGATCGGCGTTCAATTATTTGGCATGGAAGACGATGCATGGAAAGGAAACACGGTAACTTGGAATACTAAGCCTATTCCCGAACATTATATAGCCAATATAAATGTAGGCAAAACAGCGAGCTGGTACGAAATCGATGTGACGGCATTTGTGAAAAAGCAAAAGGCGTTGGATCAAACGGTAAGTTTCGCGTTTTTGGAGCAGGCGGCAAAAGGCCATGCTGTGAGCATCAACAGCGTGGAGAATACGGAGAACCGTCCGTATCTGGAGATTTCCGCTGATCGAGTTAATGCAAGCGCTCCCAATTGGCCGTCTGGGGGATCCGTTAACATTTCGGATGTAAGTGCAACAGGCCTGCAATTGAACTGGTCGGCGGCTGCAGACCCAGCGGGCGTGGCCAGCTATACCATTTATCAAAACGGAAACGTCATCGGAACGGTTGGCGGATCGGTAACCTCGTATACGGTGACAGGATTGCAGGTCGGACAAAAGGTTACGTTCAAGGTAGAAGCCGGTAATGCCCTGAATCAATGGAGTAACGACGGGCCTTATGTGACCGTAACGTTGCCCAACCCGAAACAGACGGTTATTCTGCCACTCGAGGACACCTATGTCCGGGGCGGAGGGAACGCGAATGATAACTATGGAACAGCTGCGTTGCTAGGCGTGAAGAATTTTGATGCAGACGCCAATTTAAACAGGCAAACGTATATGAAATATGATTTGAATTATTTTGCTAGCGAGATCGCCTCTGCCAAATTAAAGATCTATGCCATTGATACTGAGAATTCGACAATTGGTGTCCAAGTATTTGGTATGGAGGACGATTCATGGAAAGCAAACACGGTAACTTGGAATACGAAGCCAGCTATTGATACTTACATGGCCAATGTCGATGTAGGCAAAACAGCGGGCTGGTATGAAATCGATGTGACTGCTTTTGTGAAAAGGCAAAAGGCGTTGGATCAGAAGGTCAGTTTTGCATTCTTGGAGCAAGCTGCACAAGGTCATGCTGTGCAAATTAACAGCATGGAAAACACGGTGAACCGGCCGTATCTGGAACTTTCCACAGATCGACTAAATGCAAACGCTCCCAATTGGCCGTCCGGAGGAAGCCTCACCGTCTCGAATCCCAATGAAACGGGCTTGCAATTAAACTGGTCGGCTGCGGCGGACCCTGTAGGCGTAACTGGTTATAAAATCTATCAAAACGGAGTCCTCCTGGGGACGGTTGCCGGTACTGCAAGCTCTTATACGGTTACGGGGCTGCAAATCGATCAAAAGTACACGTTTAAGGTCGAGGCCGTGAACGGTTTGAATCAATGGAGCACGGATGGCCCTTTTATTACAACGATACTGCCATCCACCAAACTGGTACAGCTTCGTCCGGGCAATGTGTTTGTTAATAATGAAGCTATTCAGTTTAAGATAATAACCACAAGACCAAACGTATCGTGGGCAGTCTATGATTATCAAGGAGTAGCGGTTTCTGAAGGGATCAGTCCGGTTGTTCAGGGCGAGGCCATTTTGACGGTTCCTTTTACAACGTTCGGTTATTTCACTCTACAAATTAAGGTCCAATCGAACATCAGCGATCCCGTTTCCATTAAAACCCCGTTTGCCATGCTTTCTCCCTTAGATCAATCGGGGCATGAGAATTCTCCGTTCGGGATGGCTACCCATCTGCACCGTATCCCGCCGTCAGATGCGGCTAATATGATAAAAATGATGAAATATGCCGGAATCGATATGGTTCGGGACGGCAGAGAATGGAACGGTATTGAAAAGCAAAAGGGTTCATACACCTTTTCTCCTTCTCCTGATGATTACATGGCAAAGTTGAATGATGATCATTTTGATTTCACGTTTGTTTCCGGGTTCAACAACCCGTTTTACGATAACAATAGCACCCCCTATACCGATGAGGGCCGTGAAGGATTCGCCAATTATGTGAAAGCGTATACGGATCGTTACGATGGCCAGCTTGATGCCGTCGAGGTTTTCAACGAATTCAACGGAAGCTTCGGGGACAGAGGAAACGGTCCGGCAGATTCCAAACCGGAAAACTATTTTCCATTGCTGAAAAAAACATATGAAACAGTCAAGGCTGCGCATCCTGACATGCCTGTCGTGGGCATGGTCATGGCTATCGACTTGAATTGGATGGAGAAAGTATTCCAGCTTGGGGGCATGCAATATTTGGATGTGATTTCCGTTCATCCTTATGTATATCCCGGTGAGCCGGAGCGATTGGAAAGTCAAATTAAAGGCTTGCAGGACTTGATTCGGACCTACAATAATGGGCAGCTGAAACCGATCTGGATCTCCGAGACAGGCTGGCCGACGCAACTGGACAGTCGCGGAGTGGATGAACAGAAGCAGGCGAACTACCTGATTCGGGGTTACGTCGTTTCAATCGCGAACGGCATCGATAAAATCATGTGGTACGATTTTATGAACGATGGTGTTCAGCTCAATTATAACGAAGATAATTTCGGCATCATCCGTAATCCGAATGATAAACTGGGCGCTTACACGCCTAAGCCTGCCTACGCGGCTTATGCGACCATGTCAAGATCACTTGGCGGCGCACAGTTCGTAAGTAAGGATTCGACGGATCCTGACATCCGAAGTTACGTTTTTGAAAAGAACGGTGAACAAATAAGAGCTTTGTGGGCAGTAGGTTCGTCGGTCCCGGCTGTTATTCATACCACCAATTCGATCCAAATCACGGATATGATGGGAAATACAGAAACTTACGTCCCTTATAATGGGAATGTGTATGTGACAATAAACGATGAGCCGTTTTTTATAAAAGGGCATATTTCCGGAGTCGAAAAGGATTCCACGTTCTCCCTGCATGGAGATCCCACTCGGGTTGGTGATCCGGTCAAGCTGACATTGGAAACCGATAATACAACATTTGCACCATACTCATTTAACTTGAAGGTTGAAGGCGAGTCATATCCGGTATTTGCCGAGGGTGGTCATAAGGTTACCCAAATGCTGACCTTCTCGAATTTGAATGAACCCGGAGTTCGCTTGGTTAAGGGTTACTTGATGAAAGGGAATGACAAGATCGGCATGATAAGGAGTGCGGTTACAGCTCTCCTGTCCTATGAAGTCAAGGTTCGTCCCATTTTTGCCGACGTAGATACGATGACCAAAACGCTTCAAATTCAGATCAACAATCTTTCTGCCACCAAAGGATTGCAAGTTAAGAAAGTCGAATGGAAGTTCGGTACGCAATCGGGAACGAAGGAATTGCATGCTGTGGTTCAGTCCAGTTCCGCAGATGTATTTGATATTCCGCTTACCGGTTACGGTCTTGGGGTAACCAATGCGCTTAAAGTCACAGTCTACTTTGATGAATTCGATCCGTTCACTTATGAAGGAACGGCTGAATTTAACCCCATTATGCAAGGGACAGTAAACGTTGGCGGAGGGCTCGATCCAGAAACTGCAGCCGCTTCCTCCACAATCGACCTGTCCAAGGGGACGGTCAAGATGACAGGTTATCAAGGCGCAAGTGATTTAAGCGGGAAATTTTGGCTTAACTTCGATTCGAATCGTCTGTATATCACAGCCAGGGTCAAAGATAACACCATGACTGCACCCTTTACTGGAGCGGACATTTATAAAAATGACAGCTTTCAATTCGCAATTTCGAACGGACTCCCGGGAGAGAGTCTCAGTTGGTATGAATACGGGATTTCCCAAACGCCAAACGGTCCGCAAATTTATCGCTGGATTACACCTCCGGGAGTAAGTAAAGGGTTGGTGACAAATGGCGATCTTGTCGTGACGAGAGATGAAAATCAGCACGAAACGATTTACGAGTTGGCGCTTCCTTGGTCGGAATTAACGCCGATTAAAGCTGAAAAGAACGGGGTCATCAGCTTCTCTTTATTGGTTAATGACAATGATGGTAATGGTAGGAAAGGGTGGATCGAATGGGGAGGCGGGATCGGCGACGGCAAATTGTCCAATAAATTTCGTTCCATGCAGTGGGTCGTAACAGATGATACCCCGCCAACTACTTTTGCTGCGCTTGCCGGAACGAAGCATAACGATTGGTACGTATCTGATGTCCAAGTTAACCTGAGTTCCACAGATGATCGGTCCGGCGTGACAGAGTCTGTGTATAGTTTGAATGGCGGTGCCACATGGCAGCCATACACGCAGGAACTAAGATTTGCAGAAGATGGACCACACACCTTGTTATACCGCTCAACCGATGCTGCAGGAAATGTGGAGCAAGCCAAGTCGGTTACTTTCACAATTGATCAGACGTCCCCAATCGTACAGATCTCCGGCGTTGGCACGTTTACTGTCGATCAGAATGTGAAGATAGCATGTTCGGCTGCGGATAGTGTGTCGGGCATCGTATACAGCAATTGCGACGGGCTGCTGGTTGATAGTCCTGCCTATATGCTGGGACTGGGCACACATCAGGTATCGGCCACTGCAGAGGATGCAGCAGGTCATACTACAATCGAAACATCAAGCTACACGATTCAAGTGACAGGGGACAGCTTAATGATATTAACACAGCGATTCGTAACCGGTGCTGGATCGAACGGAGTGATCAACTCGCTTGTCAAAAAGCTGGAACATACGCAGTATGGCGCTTATGTGAACGAGATATCAGCGCAAAAAGGAAAACGGATTCCGAACGGGTTGGCAGACATCTTGATTGAACTTGCCCACGCGCTAGAATGA
- a CDS encoding glycoside hydrolase family protein, whose product MFRRGIGVFLIICLAAIIGLPLNQANAIDADYFGVNDPLQRYTTDYTTEINQIADSQIQWIRISPEWGRIETAKGVYDTAYLNHLDSMVNQLTAKGVHIVWILCYTAPWASSMPGLPSPDIARYKPANWGDWESYVNFITTRYQGEINYWEVWNEQDSSGFWKSSINDYNTLLQKAYNCVKATDSSNTVLMGGLALSSYGLGTWFDTLLSKGAGSYFDIINYHAYGSSPLLVSKYNGMMDIVNKYSATMGSKPIWITETGYSSMGISEYQKADYADQVYAMNKRWPNVAKVFWYNYRDTDTSNVKEDNFGLVAKDLSPLKALYHFQALNGAESFFGAQVESALTLFMNTAPADSGVTSYGSYIQISPNKYAYFRLNDQWLYDTNEGLDTTAAIEVTYLDSGAGSWQLQYDGQGGAYTTMAKVYIGNSGQWKTKTFTLNDIKFANRQNSYSDFRIYADNNGIKSFSKVTVRKQSNRAKVIMKNVNNYTLMEQFQSSDPTKEPFTTVETIGGVEARKISGDNKYLYFQVSDGFARTGDTQLSIKISYYDSGTDNILIQYNALNAIYKPLQIVKTGTNTWKEAAFTITDANFRNLQNNASDLRIGNYYDGSDEYIRSVEVIK is encoded by the coding sequence ATGTTTCGGAGGGGAATTGGGGTTTTCTTGATAATTTGTCTTGCAGCCATCATCGGTTTACCGCTTAACCAAGCCAATGCCATCGATGCCGACTACTTCGGGGTAAATGACCCTTTGCAACGCTACACAACGGATTACACGACGGAAATCAATCAAATCGCCGATTCCCAAATTCAGTGGATCCGCATTTCCCCGGAATGGGGCAGGATTGAAACAGCCAAAGGTGTGTATGACACGGCCTACTTGAATCATTTGGATAGTATGGTCAATCAGTTGACCGCAAAGGGCGTCCATATCGTCTGGATCTTATGTTATACCGCACCTTGGGCTTCCTCCATGCCAGGGCTTCCTTCACCGGATATAGCCAGGTATAAACCGGCTAATTGGGGGGATTGGGAAAGCTATGTCAATTTTATTACCACGAGATATCAAGGGGAAATCAACTATTGGGAGGTTTGGAATGAGCAGGACTCATCGGGATTCTGGAAGAGCAGTATTAACGATTACAACACCCTTCTGCAGAAGGCTTATAACTGTGTCAAAGCGACTGATTCATCCAATACCGTATTAATGGGGGGATTGGCTCTTTCAAGTTATGGCCTAGGTACATGGTTCGATACGTTGTTGAGCAAGGGAGCAGGGAGCTATTTCGACATCATCAATTACCATGCATACGGTTCATCTCCGCTTCTGGTCAGTAAGTATAACGGGATGATGGACATCGTTAATAAGTACAGTGCGACCATGGGAAGCAAGCCTATCTGGATCACGGAAACCGGTTATTCTTCGATGGGAATCAGTGAATACCAAAAAGCCGACTACGCAGATCAAGTGTACGCGATGAATAAACGATGGCCTAATGTCGCCAAAGTATTTTGGTACAATTACAGAGATACAGATACGAGCAATGTTAAAGAGGATAATTTCGGTCTGGTCGCTAAAGATTTATCACCGTTAAAGGCTTTGTACCATTTCCAAGCGTTGAACGGTGCCGAAAGCTTCTTCGGAGCACAAGTGGAAAGTGCGCTCACGTTATTTATGAACACGGCTCCAGCAGACAGCGGAGTAACGAGCTATGGATCTTATATCCAGATTTCTCCCAATAAATACGCTTATTTTCGGTTGAATGATCAGTGGCTTTACGACACGAACGAGGGGCTCGATACAACGGCTGCTATAGAAGTGACATACCTAGACAGCGGGGCCGGTTCATGGCAGCTTCAATACGATGGTCAAGGGGGAGCCTATACAACAATGGCTAAAGTATATATAGGCAATTCAGGTCAATGGAAAACCAAAACGTTTACCCTAAACGACATTAAATTCGCCAACAGGCAAAATAGTTATTCCGATTTTCGTATTTATGCAGATAACAATGGGATAAAATCCTTTAGCAAGGTAACGGTTAGGAAACAAAGCAACCGTGCGAAAGTCATCATGAAAAATGTCAACAACTACACGTTGATGGAACAATTTCAATCGAGTGATCCAACCAAGGAACCGTTTACGACGGTGGAGACAATCGGCGGTGTGGAGGCGCGTAAAATATCGGGTGACAATAAATATTTATATTTTCAGGTATCCGACGGATTCGCCCGAACAGGTGATACACAGTTGTCAATCAAGATTTCGTATTATGATTCCGGAACCGACAACATATTGATCCAGTACAATGCGCTTAACGCTATATACAAACCATTACAAATTGTTAAAACAGGCACCAATACATGGAAGGAAGCTGCATTTACAATAACGGACGCTAATTTTAGAAACTTGCAGAATAATGCCAGCGATTTGCGGATCGGCAATTATTACGACGGAAGTGACGAGTACATTCGGTCGGTGGAAGTAATAAAGTGA
- a CDS encoding AraC family transcriptional regulator, which produces MYPQYLFEYPNVETDFPFYIKKKKYTSVPSHRHDFIELSFVLEGTGKERINGTEHNLQPGTVVLLLPYQIHEYDATPGETLQMYICNFDMKLLTAGPESAWGVYELLIGSDNPRSTHIRLEDQDFEEGLLLWERLYREYESSKAWKPIMLRALLLEALALFVRGSDKTYGKWIERQRQKTSKSIWPIVQYVYDHYLEPLSLTSLSEQFQIHPTQLSTQFGSEFGIHFIDFLHELRIRHACSLLISSDLPISQIAYESGFSSYPTFSRSFHRTKGMSPRDYREQQGRER; this is translated from the coding sequence ATGTACCCGCAGTACTTGTTCGAATATCCGAATGTCGAAACAGACTTTCCTTTTTATATAAAAAAAAAGAAGTACACCTCGGTCCCGTCCCATCGCCACGACTTTATCGAATTATCATTCGTGCTTGAAGGGACGGGCAAGGAACGCATCAACGGTACCGAGCATAACTTGCAGCCCGGCACAGTCGTTCTTCTGCTGCCTTACCAGATTCACGAATATGATGCCACCCCCGGCGAGACACTACAGATGTATATTTGTAATTTCGATATGAAGTTGCTCACTGCGGGCCCTGAATCGGCCTGGGGCGTGTACGAGCTTCTAATTGGCAGCGACAATCCCAGATCAACGCATATCCGATTGGAGGACCAAGATTTCGAGGAAGGGCTGCTGCTATGGGAACGGTTGTACCGGGAATACGAATCGTCGAAAGCCTGGAAACCGATCATGCTGCGAGCGCTGCTGCTCGAAGCATTGGCACTGTTCGTTCGGGGCAGCGACAAGACATACGGAAAGTGGATCGAAAGGCAACGCCAAAAAACTTCCAAGAGCATCTGGCCTATTGTTCAGTATGTTTACGACCATTATCTTGAACCATTATCGCTGACATCATTGTCCGAGCAGTTTCAAATACATCCGACACAACTCAGCACGCAGTTCGGAAGCGAATTCGGCATCCATTTCATCGATTTCCTTCATGAGCTTCGGATCCGACACGCTTGCAGCCTGCTCATTTCCTCGGATTTGCCGATCTCGCAGATCGCCTATGAATCCGGTTTCTCTTCCTATCCCACGTTCTCCCGCTCCTTTCATCGCACGAAGGGAATGTCGCCGCGCGATTACCGGGAGCAGCAAGGGCGAGAGCGCTAA